A portion of the Apus apus isolate bApuApu2 chromosome 3, bApuApu2.pri.cur, whole genome shotgun sequence genome contains these proteins:
- the PPP1R21 gene encoding protein phosphatase 1 regulatory subunit 21 isoform X2 encodes MKDQSLRKLQQEMDSLTFRNQQLAKRVELLQDELALSEARGKKNKKSAESSSQLSQEQKSVFNEDLQKKIEENERLHILFFEADEQHKRLEAELRTRLEVLETDAAQHQAVVDSLTRKYMDTIEKLQNDKAKLEIKSQTLEREAKDCRLRTEECQQQLKNLQAALGSRLEESLCIINEKVPFNDTRSNRYNALNVPLHNRRYQLKLRDLAGQALAFVQELVTALLNFHTYTEQKVQIFPVDSATDSISPLNQKFSQYLHENASYVRPLEEGMLQLFESITEDTVTVLETAVKLKVFSEHLASYLSFLRKILPYQLKSLEEECESSLCTAALKTRNMELHRDMKRLTAVFEKLHTYVSLLVLPSTKPKGLLRTNYNLVFANIATSLHGFHDILKDISKHYSQKATLEQDLPTATQKLITTNDCILSSLVALINGVGKIASFFSNNLDHFTASLSYGPKGGTEFISPLSAECMLQYKKKAVAYMKSLKKPCADSVPYEEALANRRVLLSSTESREGLTQQVQQSLEKITKLEQEKEHWMLEAQLTKIKLEKENKKLKNSLSGHLSETTQEHSVLPNVAEQKKEMTEKSPREPIKSTSLTGMLTVTTDNEKAPDVESREDLIKNHYMARIAELTSHLQLADSKSVHFHAECRALAKRLSLAEKSKESLTEELKVASQNISRLQDELMTTKRSYEDQLSMMSDHLCSMNETLTKQREEIDTLKMTCKGNSKKNKNR; translated from the exons ATGAAGGATCAATCACTGAGAAAACTGCAACAAGAAATGGACAGTTTGACCTTTCGAAATCAACAACTTGCCAAGCGGGTGGAGTTACTTCAAGATGAACTTGCCCTAAGTGAAGCTAGGGGCAAGAAGAATAAG aaaaGTGCAGAATCCTCATCTCAGTTGAGTCAAGAGCAGAAAAGTGTCTTCAATGAAGATCTTCAGAAGAAGATAGAGGAGAATGAACGACTACATATACTT ttCTTTGAAGCAGATGAGCAGCACAAACGTTTAGAAGCGGAGCTGAGAACTAGACTTGAGGTTTTGGAAACTGATGCTGCCCAGCATCAAGCTGTGGTGGACAGTTTAACGAGAAAATACATGGATACCAtagaaaagctgcaaaatgaTAAAGCCAAATTAGAA ATCAAGTCTCAGACACTAGAACGAGAAGCTAAGGACTGTAGGCTTCGAACCGAAGAATG CCAGCAACAGTTAAAGAATCTTCAAGCAGCTTTGGGCAGTAGACTGGAAGAATCTCTATGCATAATCAATGAAAAAGTACCTTTTAATGATACAA GATCTAATCGATACAATGCTCTGAATGTACCATTACACAACAGAAGATACCAG CTGAAGTTGCGAGACCTTGCTGGCCAGGCACTGGCTTTTGTTCAAGAACTTGTAACAGCTCTCTTAAACTTCCATACATACACTGAGCAGAAGGTACAGATCTTTCCCGTTGATTCTGCAACAGACAGTATATCACCATTAAATCAGAAG TTCTCACAGTATCTTCATGAAAATGCTTCGTACGTTCGCCCTCTGGAGGAAGGAATGCTTCAGTTGTTTGAGAGTATTACAGAAGATACTGTGACAGTTCTG gaAACAGCTGTGAAATTGAAGGTCTTCTCAGAACATTTAGCTTCCTACTTAagttttttaagaaagattCTTCCTTATCAGTTAAAAAG TTTGGAAGAAGAGTGTGAGTCTTCTCTTTGCACAGCTGCTCTAAAAACTAGAAATATGGAGCTACATAGAGACATGAAGAGGTTGACTGCAGTCTTTGAGAAGCTACATACTTATGTTAGTCTTCTTGTATTACCAA GTACAAAACCCAAAGGACTTCTTAGGACAAATTACAACTTGGTGTTTGCAAACATTGCTACAAGTCTTCATGGATttcatgacattttaaaag ACATTTCCAAGCACTACAGTCAGAAAGCTACTTTAGAACAAGACCTTCCAACTGCCACACAGAAACTCATAACTACAAATGACTGTATTTTATCCTCTCTTGTGGCTTTAATAAATGGTGTGGGCAAg ATTGCCTCGTTCTTTAGCAACAACTTGGATCACTTCACTGCTTCATTGAGCTATGGCCCTAAAGGAGGAACCGAGTTCATCAGCCCTCTTTCAGCTGAGTGTATGTTGCAGTACAAGAAAAAGGCAGTTGCTTACATGAAGTCTTTGAAGAAG CCTTGTGCAGATTCAGTGCCTTATGAAGAGGCTTTGGCCAATCGCAGAGTTCTTCTGAGTTCCACAGAAAGTAGAGAAGGTCTTACACAACAG GTCCAGCAGAGTTTGGAGAAAATCACAAAACTTGAACAAGAGAAAGAACACTGGATGTTGGAGGCTCAGCTAACTAAAATAAAgctagagaaagaaaacaaaaaattgaagAACTCTCTTAGTGGACACTTATCTGAAACTACACAAGAACATTCTGTTTTGCCAAATGTAGCTgaacaaaagaaggaaatgacAGAAAAGAGTCCAAGGGAACCTATTAAAAGTACTAGTCTG ACTGGAATGTTGACCGTAACTACTGATAATGAAAAG gCTCCAGATGTTGAGTCTCGTGAAGACCTGATAAAAAATCACTATATGGCAAGGATAGCAGAACTTACATCCCATCTGCAGCTTGCTGACAGCAAATCAGTTCACTTTCATGCAGAG TGTCGCGCGCTTGCCAAAAGACTGTCTTTAGCAGAGAAGTCCAAGGAATCGCTCACGGAAGAGCTGAAAGTAGCTAGTCAAAACATCAGTAGATTACAG gatgAATTGATGACGACAAAGAGAAGTTATGAGGATCAGTTAAGTATGATGAGTGATCATCTCTGCAGTATGAATGAAACCTTAACtaaacaaagggaagaaattgATACACTAAAGATGACTTGTAAG GGAAAttctaaaaagaacaaaaatcgATAG
- the PPP1R21 gene encoding protein phosphatase 1 regulatory subunit 21 isoform X1 → MAAAAELQAKYQKLAQEYSKLRAQNQVLKKGVVDEQANSASLKEQLKMKDQSLRKLQQEMDSLTFRNQQLAKRVELLQDELALSEARGKKNKKSAESSSQLSQEQKSVFNEDLQKKIEENERLHILFFEADEQHKRLEAELRTRLEVLETDAAQHQAVVDSLTRKYMDTIEKLQNDKAKLEIKSQTLEREAKDCRLRTEECQQQLKNLQAALGSRLEESLCIINEKVPFNDTRSNRYNALNVPLHNRRYQLKLRDLAGQALAFVQELVTALLNFHTYTEQKVQIFPVDSATDSISPLNQKFSQYLHENASYVRPLEEGMLQLFESITEDTVTVLETAVKLKVFSEHLASYLSFLRKILPYQLKSLEEECESSLCTAALKTRNMELHRDMKRLTAVFEKLHTYVSLLVLPSTKPKGLLRTNYNLVFANIATSLHGFHDILKDISKHYSQKATLEQDLPTATQKLITTNDCILSSLVALINGVGKIASFFSNNLDHFTASLSYGPKGGTEFISPLSAECMLQYKKKAVAYMKSLKKPCADSVPYEEALANRRVLLSSTESREGLTQQVQQSLEKITKLEQEKEHWMLEAQLTKIKLEKENKKLKNSLSGHLSETTQEHSVLPNVAEQKKEMTEKSPREPIKSTSLTGMLTVTTDNEKAPDVESREDLIKNHYMARIAELTSHLQLADSKSVHFHAECRALAKRLSLAEKSKESLTEELKVASQNISRLQDELMTTKRSYEDQLSMMSDHLCSMNETLTKQREEIDTLKMTCKGNSKKNKNR, encoded by the exons ATGGCGGCCGCCGCGGAGCTGCAGGCGAAGTACCAGAAGCTGGCCCAGGAGTACTCCAAG cttcGAGCTCAGAACCAAGTTCTGAAAAAAGGGGTCGTAGATGAGCAAGCAAACTCAGCTTCTCTGAAG GAGCAACTGAAGATGAAGGATCAATCACTGAGAAAACTGCAACAAGAAATGGACAGTTTGACCTTTCGAAATCAACAACTTGCCAAGCGGGTGGAGTTACTTCAAGATGAACTTGCCCTAAGTGAAGCTAGGGGCAAGAAGAATAAG aaaaGTGCAGAATCCTCATCTCAGTTGAGTCAAGAGCAGAAAAGTGTCTTCAATGAAGATCTTCAGAAGAAGATAGAGGAGAATGAACGACTACATATACTT ttCTTTGAAGCAGATGAGCAGCACAAACGTTTAGAAGCGGAGCTGAGAACTAGACTTGAGGTTTTGGAAACTGATGCTGCCCAGCATCAAGCTGTGGTGGACAGTTTAACGAGAAAATACATGGATACCAtagaaaagctgcaaaatgaTAAAGCCAAATTAGAA ATCAAGTCTCAGACACTAGAACGAGAAGCTAAGGACTGTAGGCTTCGAACCGAAGAATG CCAGCAACAGTTAAAGAATCTTCAAGCAGCTTTGGGCAGTAGACTGGAAGAATCTCTATGCATAATCAATGAAAAAGTACCTTTTAATGATACAA GATCTAATCGATACAATGCTCTGAATGTACCATTACACAACAGAAGATACCAG CTGAAGTTGCGAGACCTTGCTGGCCAGGCACTGGCTTTTGTTCAAGAACTTGTAACAGCTCTCTTAAACTTCCATACATACACTGAGCAGAAGGTACAGATCTTTCCCGTTGATTCTGCAACAGACAGTATATCACCATTAAATCAGAAG TTCTCACAGTATCTTCATGAAAATGCTTCGTACGTTCGCCCTCTGGAGGAAGGAATGCTTCAGTTGTTTGAGAGTATTACAGAAGATACTGTGACAGTTCTG gaAACAGCTGTGAAATTGAAGGTCTTCTCAGAACATTTAGCTTCCTACTTAagttttttaagaaagattCTTCCTTATCAGTTAAAAAG TTTGGAAGAAGAGTGTGAGTCTTCTCTTTGCACAGCTGCTCTAAAAACTAGAAATATGGAGCTACATAGAGACATGAAGAGGTTGACTGCAGTCTTTGAGAAGCTACATACTTATGTTAGTCTTCTTGTATTACCAA GTACAAAACCCAAAGGACTTCTTAGGACAAATTACAACTTGGTGTTTGCAAACATTGCTACAAGTCTTCATGGATttcatgacattttaaaag ACATTTCCAAGCACTACAGTCAGAAAGCTACTTTAGAACAAGACCTTCCAACTGCCACACAGAAACTCATAACTACAAATGACTGTATTTTATCCTCTCTTGTGGCTTTAATAAATGGTGTGGGCAAg ATTGCCTCGTTCTTTAGCAACAACTTGGATCACTTCACTGCTTCATTGAGCTATGGCCCTAAAGGAGGAACCGAGTTCATCAGCCCTCTTTCAGCTGAGTGTATGTTGCAGTACAAGAAAAAGGCAGTTGCTTACATGAAGTCTTTGAAGAAG CCTTGTGCAGATTCAGTGCCTTATGAAGAGGCTTTGGCCAATCGCAGAGTTCTTCTGAGTTCCACAGAAAGTAGAGAAGGTCTTACACAACAG GTCCAGCAGAGTTTGGAGAAAATCACAAAACTTGAACAAGAGAAAGAACACTGGATGTTGGAGGCTCAGCTAACTAAAATAAAgctagagaaagaaaacaaaaaattgaagAACTCTCTTAGTGGACACTTATCTGAAACTACACAAGAACATTCTGTTTTGCCAAATGTAGCTgaacaaaagaaggaaatgacAGAAAAGAGTCCAAGGGAACCTATTAAAAGTACTAGTCTG ACTGGAATGTTGACCGTAACTACTGATAATGAAAAG gCTCCAGATGTTGAGTCTCGTGAAGACCTGATAAAAAATCACTATATGGCAAGGATAGCAGAACTTACATCCCATCTGCAGCTTGCTGACAGCAAATCAGTTCACTTTCATGCAGAG TGTCGCGCGCTTGCCAAAAGACTGTCTTTAGCAGAGAAGTCCAAGGAATCGCTCACGGAAGAGCTGAAAGTAGCTAGTCAAAACATCAGTAGATTACAG gatgAATTGATGACGACAAAGAGAAGTTATGAGGATCAGTTAAGTATGATGAGTGATCATCTCTGCAGTATGAATGAAACCTTAACtaaacaaagggaagaaattgATACACTAAAGATGACTTGTAAG GGAAAttctaaaaagaacaaaaatcgATAG